The Gammaproteobacteria bacterium genome includes the window ATACGGAGGATGGATGGAAGTTGGATTCGGATTTGGACGCGCCTTGCCGCTTTGGGCATTTCGTCGCATGCGCGCGCGTCGCGGACTTCGCGTGTTGCGCTGCTGCGCTGGGAACGGAAAACAGGAGCCCCTGCCGACGGTGGGAAAGGCAGCGGAAACGAACACCGGTCGTCGGGCCGGGCAGGGGTGGAAGGCAGCTTGGAGGTAAGACGAGAGAAAATCCGCCGCCACAGGTCTTGCGCGGCGATGAGCGGATCGAGCGAACGATGATTGTACCGTCGCTGCGACGGGAACGCTTACCCGTCGTCCGCTAGGCCTAGTTAGCGTCGGTAAACACCCTTATGCGTGGAACCGCTGTGCTGGTTCCACCCTACGCAATATCGTAAGTCATTAAAATCAGTAGGTTGGATCAAGCGAAGCGGATCCAACAAGCAATGGAGAAGAAGAACCCACAGTTTGTGGACGGACACTAGGGGGCCGCGATGCTGTTCTCCAGCGGTTCCTGTATAAACAACAGGGCACCCGTGTCGGTGAAGGCTTTGGGGTGAACGCTTTCCCGGTGCGCCACGTGCCAGTCTCCCGCTGACAGGTGCAGCGGACCGTAGCGCAAACTGCCTTCCAGCACCAGACAGAGTTCCGTACCCCGGTGACCATGGTGGGGCGCTTGCACACCGGGTTCCACCTTCAACAGGTAGGACTCCGTCCCTGCGACGGTGTCGGTATACAGGGGCTTTTTCCGGATACCGGGTGCGATGCTCAACCACTCGCCTTCATCGGCGCGTATCGTGAGGAACCCGCGCTTTACCGAACGTTCCTCCGCCACGCGGGCAAGGATCTCGCGGCGCAGACGCATCTCGCTCTGAGGTGACAGCGCCGCACCCGTGTGTGCCTCACCAAGGGCCTCCGAGACGTCCGCCGGCAAGGCATCGTGTTCGGAACGATTCTCGTACTCAGGGTTCATATACATCCTCCTGGGCGGCCTCCGATGCTGTCAACGCCTTGCGCAACACCGCGTAGGCCCGACGCAGCTTCGTCTTGACCGTGCCCAGCGGCATTCCGGTACAGGTGGCGAGTTCGGCGTGTGTCATCCCCCGATAATAGGCCAGTGATATGAGCTGGCGCTGGGTCTCCTCCAGCGCCGCGATGGCCTGGTGGACCGCCGTTGAACGATCCAGCGCCATG containing:
- a CDS encoding cupin domain-containing protein, with the translated sequence MNPEYENRSEHDALPADVSEALGEAHTGAALSPQSEMRLRREILARVAEERSVKRGFLTIRADEGEWLSIAPGIRKKPLYTDTVAGTESYLLKVEPGVQAPHHGHRGTELCLVLEGSLRYGPLHLSAGDWHVAHRESVHPKAFTDTGALLFIQEPLENSIAAP